Proteins from one Amycolatopsis benzoatilytica AK 16/65 genomic window:
- the sucC gene encoding ADP-forming succinate--CoA ligase subunit beta, with the protein MDLYEYQARDLFAAHGVPVLPGAVASTPEEAKAAAEQIGTQVVVKAQVKVGGRGKAGGVKLAQTPDEAKEKAEAILGLDIKGHITHRVLVAEASDIASEYYFSFLLDRANRTFLAMASSEGGMEIEQLAVERPEALAKIPVDAIKGVDKATALEILKAGNFPAEIIDEAADVVVKLWETFVSEDATLVEVNPLVRDPQDKIIALDGKVTLDENASFRHPAHGELVDKQAENPLEAKAKAKNLNYVKLDGEVGIIGNGAGLVMSTLDVVAYAGEKHGGVKPANFLDIGGGASAEVMAAGLDVILNDTDVKSVFVNVFGGITACDAVANGIVEALKILGDEASKPLVVRLDGNNVVEGRQILADANHPLVTVVDTMDNAADKAAELAAAVN; encoded by the coding sequence GTGGACCTCTACGAGTACCAGGCGAGGGATCTCTTCGCCGCCCACGGAGTACCGGTTCTGCCGGGCGCCGTGGCAAGCACCCCGGAAGAAGCCAAGGCCGCCGCGGAGCAGATCGGCACCCAGGTCGTCGTCAAGGCGCAGGTGAAGGTCGGCGGCCGGGGCAAGGCGGGCGGCGTCAAGCTGGCCCAGACGCCCGACGAGGCGAAGGAGAAGGCGGAAGCCATCCTCGGCCTCGACATCAAGGGCCACATCACGCACCGCGTGCTGGTGGCGGAAGCCTCGGACATCGCGTCCGAGTACTACTTCTCCTTCCTGCTCGACCGCGCCAACCGCACCTTCCTCGCGATGGCGTCGTCCGAGGGCGGCATGGAGATCGAGCAGCTCGCGGTCGAGCGCCCGGAAGCGCTCGCCAAGATCCCGGTCGACGCGATCAAGGGCGTCGACAAGGCGACCGCGCTCGAGATCCTGAAGGCCGGCAACTTCCCGGCCGAGATCATCGACGAAGCCGCCGACGTCGTGGTGAAGCTGTGGGAGACCTTCGTCTCCGAGGACGCCACCCTGGTCGAGGTCAACCCGCTGGTCCGCGACCCGCAGGACAAGATCATCGCCCTCGACGGCAAGGTCACCCTCGACGAGAACGCCTCCTTCCGCCACCCGGCGCACGGGGAGCTCGTCGACAAGCAGGCCGAGAACCCGCTCGAGGCGAAGGCCAAGGCCAAGAACCTCAACTACGTCAAGCTCGACGGCGAGGTCGGCATCATCGGCAACGGCGCGGGCCTCGTCATGTCCACTTTGGACGTGGTGGCCTACGCGGGCGAGAAGCACGGCGGCGTGAAGCCGGCCAACTTCCTCGACATCGGCGGCGGCGCGTCGGCCGAGGTCATGGCGGCCGGTCTGGACGTCATCCTCAACGACACCGACGTGAAGAGCGTCTTCGTGAACGTCTTCGGCGGCATCACCGCCTGCGACGCGGTGGCGAACGGCATCGTCGAGGCGCTCAAGATCCTGGGCGACGAGGCCAGCAAGCCGCTGGTCGTCCGCCTGGACGGCAACAACGTCGTCGAGGGTCGCCAGATCCTGGCCGACGCGAACCACCCGCTGGTCACCGTGGTGGACACAATGGACAACGCGGCCGACAAGGCCGCCGAGCTCGCCGCGGCGGTGAACTGA
- a CDS encoding M23 family metallopeptidase, with translation MVAAVAAGAFAAAAAGQTLKGAAGTSDAAVTPLANTQNASASFTLGSSGSGGAPELLPTGHAVDASAEAAKMADSAKVTQARVQAEADAARKAAEEASRPKTCLPAHGTFTSGFGARWGTSHLGIDIANAIGTPIYAASDGTIIEAGPASGFGLWVRLQLDDGTIQVYGHMNSFSVHAGQRVKCGEQIAEIGNRGQTTGPHLHFEVWQNGTKKIDPRPWLAARGVDV, from the coding sequence GTGGTTGCCGCCGTCGCGGCCGGCGCGTTCGCCGCGGCCGCAGCCGGGCAGACGCTCAAGGGTGCCGCCGGCACCTCGGACGCCGCAGTCACTCCGCTCGCCAACACACAGAACGCGAGCGCCTCGTTCACCCTCGGCAGCTCGGGCTCCGGGGGAGCTCCCGAACTGCTGCCGACCGGCCACGCCGTCGATGCCTCCGCCGAAGCGGCGAAGATGGCCGACAGCGCGAAGGTCACCCAGGCACGCGTCCAGGCGGAAGCCGATGCCGCGCGCAAGGCCGCCGAAGAGGCGTCCCGCCCGAAGACCTGCCTGCCCGCGCACGGCACGTTCACTTCCGGTTTCGGTGCCCGCTGGGGTACCAGCCACCTCGGCATCGACATCGCCAACGCGATCGGCACCCCGATCTACGCCGCCTCCGACGGCACCATCATCGAAGCCGGCCCGGCCAGCGGCTTCGGCCTGTGGGTCCGCCTCCAGCTCGACGACGGCACCATCCAGGTCTACGGCCACATGAACAGCTTCTCGGTCCACGCGGGCCAGCGGGTGAAGTGCGGCGAGCAGATCGCCGAGATCGGCAATCGCGGCCAGACCACCGGCCCGCACCTGCACTTCGAGGTCTGGCAGAACGGCACCAAGAAGATCGACCCGCGCCCGTGGCTGGCCGCCCGCGGCGTGGACGTCTGA
- the pcrA gene encoding DNA helicase PcrA: protein MDTLFDLPADPPARQPRPGTADLLEDLNPAQREAVTHAGGPLLVVAGAGSGKTRVLTRRIAYLLGERGVHPGEIMAITFTNKAAAEMRERVASLVGRRANAMWVSTFHSMCVRILRREAKTLEMSSSFSIYDSDDTKRLITLVARDLDIDPKKYAARTLAVHISNLKNELVDPETATSDAANDLERRVAEVYTEYQRRLASANAFDFDDLIMQTVALLQAFPDVAEYYRRRFRHVLVDEYQDTNHAQYTLVRVLAGTEATDSGIQPAELCVVGDADQSIYAFRGATIRNIEEFERDFPNAHTILLEQNYRSTQTILSAANAVIARNPNRRAKRLWTDSGDGEKIVGYVSDNDHDEAAFVAGEIDSLAEKGAADYSDVAVFYRTNNQSRVFEEIFIRLGLPYKVVGGVRFYERREVRDMIAYLRVLANPDDTVSLRRVLNVPKRGIGDRAEAVVATHAERERISFWAALRDAVEDKVALLNPRSAKAITGFVTMLDELREMAAAGTEVHDLLEAVLERTGYRAELEESDDPQDASRVENLTELVTVAREFAEFTAEVTNDENAELVLDDGVPAPGSLPAFLERVSLVADADSIPSPDGGEEGEGGAGVVTLMTVHTAKGLEYPVVFCTGWEDGVFPHQRALGDPAELAEERRLAYVAITRARQRLYVSRALTRSAWGQPQMNPASRFLDELPSDLVDWRRLEPSSPGFGNFGSSSGASSGPRAATTWGRRSSSPSVSSGSPFGKGWKDTVALKLDVGDRVSHDKYGLGTVVSCDGVGPRATATIDFGASGKVRLMLIGSVPMVKL, encoded by the coding sequence ATGGACACCCTCTTCGATCTCCCCGCAGACCCTCCCGCTCGCCAGCCCCGGCCGGGAACCGCAGACCTGCTCGAGGACCTCAATCCCGCCCAGCGCGAGGCGGTGACGCACGCCGGAGGTCCGCTGCTGGTCGTCGCGGGAGCCGGATCGGGCAAGACGCGCGTGCTCACTCGACGGATCGCGTACCTGCTCGGGGAACGCGGGGTGCACCCCGGCGAGATCATGGCGATCACGTTCACCAACAAGGCCGCCGCGGAGATGCGCGAACGCGTCGCGTCTCTCGTCGGCAGGCGCGCGAACGCGATGTGGGTGTCGACGTTCCACTCGATGTGCGTGCGGATCCTGCGCCGCGAGGCCAAGACGCTCGAAATGTCGTCGAGTTTCTCCATCTACGACTCGGACGACACGAAGCGGCTCATCACGCTCGTCGCGCGCGATCTCGACATCGACCCGAAGAAGTACGCCGCGCGCACGCTCGCGGTGCACATCTCGAACCTGAAGAACGAACTGGTCGACCCGGAGACCGCGACCTCGGACGCGGCGAACGACCTGGAGCGGCGCGTCGCCGAGGTCTACACCGAGTACCAGCGGCGGCTGGCGAGCGCGAACGCGTTCGACTTCGACGACCTGATCATGCAGACGGTCGCGCTGTTGCAGGCTTTCCCGGACGTCGCGGAGTACTACCGCCGCCGCTTCCGGCACGTCCTGGTCGACGAGTACCAGGACACCAACCACGCGCAGTACACGCTGGTCCGGGTGCTGGCCGGCACCGAGGCGACCGACAGCGGGATCCAGCCCGCGGAACTGTGCGTGGTCGGCGACGCGGACCAGTCCATCTACGCTTTCCGTGGCGCGACCATCCGCAACATCGAGGAATTCGAGCGCGACTTCCCGAACGCGCACACCATCCTGCTGGAGCAGAACTACCGCTCCACGCAAACGATCCTGTCCGCCGCGAACGCGGTGATCGCGCGCAATCCCAACCGGCGCGCGAAGCGGCTGTGGACCGATTCGGGCGACGGCGAGAAGATCGTCGGCTACGTGTCGGACAACGACCACGACGAGGCCGCGTTCGTCGCGGGGGAGATCGACTCGCTGGCGGAGAAGGGCGCGGCGGACTACTCCGACGTGGCGGTGTTCTACCGCACCAACAACCAGTCGCGGGTGTTCGAGGAAATCTTCATCCGGCTCGGCCTGCCGTACAAGGTGGTCGGCGGCGTGCGGTTCTACGAGCGGCGCGAAGTGCGGGACATGATCGCGTACCTGCGGGTGCTCGCGAACCCGGACGACACGGTCAGCCTGCGCCGGGTGCTGAACGTGCCCAAGCGCGGGATCGGCGACCGGGCCGAGGCCGTCGTGGCCACACACGCGGAGCGCGAGCGGATCTCGTTCTGGGCCGCGTTGCGCGACGCGGTCGAGGACAAGGTGGCATTGCTGAACCCGCGCTCGGCCAAGGCGATCACCGGGTTCGTGACGATGCTGGACGAGCTGCGCGAGATGGCGGCGGCCGGCACCGAGGTGCACGACCTGCTGGAAGCGGTCCTGGAGCGCACCGGTTATCGCGCGGAGCTGGAGGAATCCGACGACCCGCAGGACGCGTCGCGGGTCGAGAACCTCACCGAATTGGTGACCGTGGCACGCGAATTCGCGGAATTCACCGCCGAGGTCACCAACGACGAGAACGCGGAACTGGTCCTCGACGACGGTGTGCCCGCGCCCGGTTCGCTGCCCGCCTTCCTGGAGCGCGTTTCCCTGGTCGCGGACGCCGACTCCATCCCGTCGCCGGACGGCGGCGAGGAGGGGGAAGGCGGTGCGGGCGTGGTCACGCTGATGACCGTGCACACCGCGAAGGGCCTGGAGTACCCGGTGGTGTTCTGCACCGGTTGGGAAGACGGCGTTTTCCCGCACCAGCGCGCGCTGGGCGACCCGGCGGAACTGGCCGAGGAACGGCGGCTGGCGTACGTGGCGATCACGCGGGCGCGGCAGCGGCTGTACGTGTCGCGGGCGCTTACCCGATCGGCATGGGGGCAGCCGCAGATGAACCCGGCCTCGCGGTTCCTGGACGAACTGCCGTCGGACTTGGTCGACTGGCGGCGGCTCGAACCGTCCTCGCCGGGCTTCGGGAACTTCGGCTCGTCGTCAGGGGCCTCGTCCGGCCCGCGCGCGGCGACCACCTGGGGGCGGCGGTCGTCTTCGCCGTCGGTGTCCTCCGGATCGCCGTTCGGGAAGGGGTGGAAGGACACGGTGGCGCTGAAGCTGGACGTCGGCGACCGGGTCAGCCACGACAAATACGGTCTGGGCACGGTGGTTTCCTGCGATGGAGTCGGGCCGCGAGCCACCGCGACGATCGACTTCGGGGCTTCCGGGAAGGTGCGTTTGATGCTGATCGGCAGCGTGCCGATGGTGAAGCTCTGA
- a CDS encoding DUF1707 SHOCT-like domain-containing protein, producing the protein MDDKIPARLRASDSDRERVAETVQAAGSEGRLTLEEVEDRLSAVYAARYTDELRELTVDLPRPAPSRPRGGWPLTRSALREHPALRVHLGIVVLLATLLIVRWAIGGAMFFWPAMPMFWLFVSLLVHARVRTFGRRPGAPVPY; encoded by the coding sequence ATGGACGACAAAATCCCCGCCCGGTTGAGGGCTTCCGACAGCGACCGAGAGCGCGTCGCCGAAACTGTTCAGGCCGCCGGTTCCGAAGGACGGCTCACCCTCGAAGAGGTGGAAGACCGGCTGAGCGCGGTCTACGCCGCTCGCTACACCGACGAGCTTCGCGAGCTCACCGTCGACCTCCCCCGCCCGGCGCCCTCCCGCCCTCGCGGCGGCTGGCCGCTGACCCGATCCGCGCTGCGCGAGCATCCGGCGCTGCGCGTCCACCTCGGCATCGTCGTGCTGCTGGCGACCTTGCTGATCGTGCGCTGGGCGATCGGCGGCGCGATGTTCTTCTGGCCGGCGATGCCGATGTTCTGGCTGTTCGTCAGCCTTCTGGTGCACGCGCGGGTGCGCACGTTCGGGCGGCGTCCAGGCGCGCCTGTGCCATACTGA
- a CDS encoding chorismate mutase, giving the protein MNAQTQNADGQPAEHTKAGEDISALREEIDFLDTEILRLVKRRVEVSKTIGAARMAAGGTKIVYNREMDVLARYRELGPEGRQLAMLLLNLGRGRLGR; this is encoded by the coding sequence ATGAACGCGCAGACGCAGAACGCCGACGGGCAGCCCGCCGAGCACACCAAGGCGGGCGAGGACATTTCCGCGCTCCGCGAAGAGATCGACTTCCTGGACACCGAGATCCTCCGGCTCGTGAAGCGCCGGGTCGAGGTGTCCAAGACGATCGGCGCGGCCCGGATGGCCGCCGGCGGCACGAAAATCGTCTACAACCGCGAGATGGACGTGCTGGCGCGCTACCGCGAGCTGGGCCCGGAGGGCCGTCAGCTGGCGATGCTGCTGCTGAACCTGGGGCGGGGCCGGCTGGGCCGGTGA